The Microtus ochrogaster isolate Prairie Vole_2 unplaced genomic scaffold, MicOch1.0 UNK27, whole genome shotgun sequence genome contains a region encoding:
- the Bhlha15 gene encoding class A basic helix-loop-helix protein 15 encodes MKTKNRPPRRRTSVQDTETTPGEQTPDRPQSGSGGSELTKGLRSRTARAGGQRAEVSRRRQGSGGRRENSIQRRLESNERERQRMHKLNNAFQALREVIPHVRADKKLSKIETLTLAKNYIKSLTATILTMSSSRLPGLEGPGPAPGPKLYQHYHHQQQQQQQQQQVAGATLGSTEDQPQGHLQRYSTQIHSFREGS; translated from the coding sequence ATGAAGACCAAGAACCGACCTCCTCGGCGCCGGACATCCGTGCAGGACACAGAAACCACCCCAGGAGAGCAGACTCCCGACAGACCCCAGTCAGGCTCAGGGGGGTCCGAGCTGACGAAGGGTCTTCGGAGTAGGACAGCCCGTGCAGGTGGACAGCGAGCAGAGGTCAGCCGCCGGCGACAGGGGTCTGGTGGCCGCAGGGAGAATAGTATCCAGAGGCGACTGGAGAGCAATGAGCGGGAACGACAACGGATGCATAAACTCAACAACGCCTTCCAAGCGCTGCGTGAGGTCATCCCGCACGTGCGGGCTGACAAGAAACTCTCCAAGATTGAGACCCTCACGCTGGCCAAGAACTATATCAAGTCGCTGACTGCCACCATACTCACTATGTCCAGCAGTCGCCTCCCGGGGCTGGAGGGGCCGGGTCCTGCGCCAGGTCCTAAACTCTACCAACACTACCATcaccagcaacagcagcagcagcaacagcagcaggtgGCTGGGGCCACGCTAGGTTCCACGGAGGACCAGCCCCAGGGCCACCTGCAACGGTACTCTACACAGATCCACAGCTTCAGAGAGGGCAGCTAA